Proteins encoded together in one Onychomys torridus chromosome 1, mOncTor1.1, whole genome shotgun sequence window:
- the LOC118578929 gene encoding carcinoembryonic antigen-related cell adhesion molecule 3-like, protein MPRRCSRFRASLLTCWNAPTAAELTIELVPPMVAEGGNSVLFVHKMPLNVQAFYWYKQKDPTKSYEVARYLTPDNTTSKMPQHSGRKTVFYSGSLLIRNVTQADSGFYTLLTFNTEMESELTHVYLEVHKPVAQPSLQAHNTTVTEDGSLTLTCLSEDPGLSIRWLFNHQSLYFNGRMTLSQKNSRLSIDPVRREDAGEYQCEVSNGYSSKMSLPIQMSVTSE, encoded by the exons ccTCCCTCTTGACCTGCTGGAATGCACCTACTGCTGCTGAGCTCACTATTGAATTAGTGCCTCCCATGGTGGCTGAAGGTGGAAACTCCGTTCTGTTTGTGCACAAAATGCCGTTGAACGTCCAGGCATTTTACTGGTACAAACAGAAAGATCCGACCAAGAGCTATGAAGTTGCCCGGTACTTAACACCCGATAACACAACTTCGAAGATGCCTCAACACAGCGGCAGGAAAACGGTGTTCTACAGTGGATCCCTGCTGATCAGAAACGTCACCCAGGCTGACAGCGGATTCTACACCTTACTAACATTTAACACAGAAATGGAAAGTGAACTAACACACGTGTATCTGGAAGTCCACA AGCCTGTGGCACAGCCCTCCCTCCAAGCACACAACACCACAGTAACAGAAGACGGTTCTCTGACCCTCACCTGCCTCTCAGAAGACCCTGGACTCTCCATCCGCTGGCTCTTCAATCACCAGAGCCTGTATTTCAATGGCAGGATGACTCTGTCCCAGAAAAACAGCCGACTCAGCATAGATCCCGTCAGGAGGGAGGATGCTGGAGAGTACCAGTGTGAGGTCTCCAATGGGTACAGTTCTAAGATGAGTCTCCCAATCCAAATGTCTGTGACCAGTGAGTGA